The following is a genomic window from Aminiphilus circumscriptus DSM 16581.
TATTTTTGAGCTATCTAAGCCCGAGATCGAACGATTTCCAAGAAATTATCTTAGTGAATACTCACTAAGCTCAATAAATATAAAAATTATTGAGTTAATGGCGTTATGCATGAAAGAAACACTATCTGATGATCTATCATTTCACCCATTTTTCCCAGGTTGCGGAATCTTGAGCAATTGTGAGGGAGATTTATTATCAAAAAAAATCTAGTTGAAATAAAAACTGGAGATCGACAAATATTTCCATCAGATATTAGACAACTTATTGTTTATGCTGCATTAAATCATTTAGCTAGCGATCTACATGATATAAAGGAGATTTTATATTTTAACCCAAGAAAGGCACATTGTGGCATATGGATATTCAAGATTTATTTTCATCAATAAGCAACATACCATTTTCAGACTTTGCATATGAGTTGGAAAGTTACTTAATTTCTCAATCGCAAGAATTTAATCCAAATTAACCCAGCAACTGTTTCAACCTAACCCTAACAATTTCTGTTGTCACGGTTTGTGCTTTCGCGTCGCTTGGCACAAACCGCGCCGAGCCCTTCGGGGCGGAAGTGCAGATTAATTAAATATTCACTAAAGAAGAAGGGAAGCACATGGAATCTGATGCAAAAGTTGAACGCATGCTAAAGAGCGCTGCTGATGGCAGGCCGATCACGAAGGCGGAGGCAACGCTGCTACTCGGCCTTCCGGAAACATCTTTGGAAGCATCTTTGTTGCGTGCGACGGCTACCGCAGTGAATCGTCGGCGATTCGGGAACAGCGGACTGCTGTTGGGCCAGATCGGCGTTGACATGGCCCCGTGTGAGGGAGACTGTGCTTTCTGCTTCTTCGCCAAATCGAATACATCCATTCAACCGGCGCTCCTGTCGACGGATGAGATCATAGCGCGATGTGAACGATTCGCCCGCGGTGGAGCGCAAGGTGTCTTTCTCATGACCATGCACCGCTTCGGGTTAGAGTGGTTTCGTGACCTGTGTGCGGAATTGCGCCGACGGATTCCCGCGCAACTGGAGATACTGGCAAATGTCGGCGATGTTACGGCGTCTCAACTGCAAGAGTTCCGCGCGGCGGGTGTGACTGTGACGGGAGCGTATCATGTCTGCCGCATTCGTGAAGGCGTTGATTCCTGCATGACTCCTGCCGACCGTAGAAAGACTATTGAACGCATACTCGAAGCCGGACTCTCATGGTACAACATGTGCGAGCCGCTGGGGCCGGAGCACACTCCAGAGGAACTGGTGGAGCAGATGTGGCTGGGTGTAGACCTCCCATGCACACAGCACGGCGTGATGCAGCGTTTTCCTGTTCCCGGATCGCCCCTGTACCATCACGGGCAAGTCAGCTTGTCCCGATTGGGTCAGGTTGTTGCCCTCGTCGCGTTGGCGATAATCGGCAGGGAGAATGTCAAGAGCATTGCCGTCAACGTCTACAACCTAGTCGGTCTTTTCAGCGGAACCAATGCATTCTTTCCCGAAGCAGGAGAACCGGACGAGCAAGCCATCCAGACAGAGGCCGTACAGGGCAGAGAAGGCTTCACAGCCGCACTGTGACGACAAGGCAACGAGATAACCACAGCGGATTGCCGAGCCATGATGATTGCTGCTGGGTTCTCGCATCTGATGTGCACAGACGGAAGGCCGAACAAGTTGGTGCAGGCGAAGGCTTATAACTGCGTCTGCAACGACGGTGTTGAGCCGCAACAATCCTGCACAATTGCCGCTAGAACACAATGAACATCAACGAATATCGCATCGAAGTAGATAGCCTCCTCAATGCGCAACGGGTAACTGGTGCTGACGTTACCGAATATGCTGCGCATTACACGGTCGCAGAAACACCACGCTTGCTCCTTCAGAAAGCTGAGACAAATCTTATGCGGCAATTCGATGGTGATTACATGAATGATCCGGAGGAGGGCCGATATCTGGTTGATGTAATGATTCGGGCAGCAAGAAAATGCAAACATCCACATCATAAAGAGGCATTTGTTGAACGTCTCGCTCAACTACGGAGATCGCGCCTTCTCTATTCTGCTTACAACAAGTGTACGTTTCTTTCGTGCTGGACAGCTACTACGATCAAGCCAGGTGAAGAATCGACAAGCGACTCTTTAAATCACTGGCGTTTCTATGGTGCTGATGGCAAGGGCTCTTGTCTGATGATCCCCCTTGCAAATCTATGCTCTGTATTTCCAAATCAACTCTACCGCGTCACCTACGGTACTGAGACACGAGGCGGTGGTGCAGCTGCGGCAGATCGTTCAGTTCATAAACTTGAGCAAGCTCTTGTTAAACGACTCAACGCTATACGGAAAAGCTACAGGAATGCGATGGCTGACCTCGAAGAGGTAATCCAAGCGACACACCCTCTCCTTTTTCTGTTCAAGTCATCCGAATATTCATCGGAACAAGAGATTCGCTCCATCGTTCATAAAGACAACTATGCCCTAGCCTCAAAGGTCGTATTTGATGACAGAGATCCAAAACGTGCCTATGTTGCAAGCAAACCTGGGCTAATTTCTAACAAGTCAATCATTTATTTCGGGCCAAAGGCCGATCATAAATTTGCAATTGAAGCGATGGGGCTTGCGGACACGCTGGA
Proteins encoded in this region:
- a CDS encoding radical SAM protein, whose amino-acid sequence is MESDAKVERMLKSAADGRPITKAEATLLLGLPETSLEASLLRATATAVNRRRFGNSGLLLGQIGVDMAPCEGDCAFCFFAKSNTSIQPALLSTDEIIARCERFARGGAQGVFLMTMHRFGLEWFRDLCAELRRRIPAQLEILANVGDVTASQLQEFRAAGVTVTGAYHVCRIREGVDSCMTPADRRKTIERILEAGLSWYNMCEPLGPEHTPEELVEQMWLGVDLPCTQHGVMQRFPVPGSPLYHHGQVSLSRLGQVVALVALAIIGRENVKSIAVNVYNLVGLFSGTNAFFPEAGEPDEQAIQTEAVQGREGFTAAL